TTCTAGTCGCCTGAGCCTAATTTTGACTTATCTGCTGGTATTTTGCCTGATTGGAGGCTGGTGGTGGTCAATTTTGTGGTTAGTTGGATTAGCAGTTTGTCTGACCTTGTTGTTATTAAATTTACACTTGTATCGCTTTTTTCTGCAAAAACGAGGCATACTATTCACATTTGGGGTAATTCCCTGGCATTGGTTGTACTTTTTTTATGGCGGTATAGCATTTGCAATTGGCACAATTCGCTATTACTTGTACCATAAGCTGAAAATACGTTAAATCAGGAGGAAGGAAACGAAACACCAAAAGCAGGGAACAGCCAACAGAATTAATCGCTGGAAGCTTTGCCTGTTCTGGTATTCAGAAGTTCCTTTTTCGTGGTTTAATTCCTGTCTTAAGCGGTGTAATTGTGGAGTGAGCAGTGGAACATAGTCCCGTAGTAGTTATTGGTGCTGGGCCTGCTGGCTTGACGGCAGCTTACGAGTTGATGAAACGAGGTACTCGTTCGATCGTTCTCGAACAAGCAGATAAAGTCGGTGGCATCTCTCGGACAGAAACTTACAAAGGTTATCGTTTTGACATTGGTGGACATCGTTTTTTCACTAAAGTCGATGAGGTACAACGTTTTTGGCAGGAAATTTTAGGGGATGAATTTATTAAGGTTCCCCGACTTTCAAGAATTTATTATCAAGGAAAGTTCTACAATTATCCTTTGTCTGTAATCAATACTTTATCTAATTTAGGAGTTGCGCCCAGTGCTTTAATTTTAATGAGTTATCTGCAAGCAAGACTCAAAGTTAAATTAAATCCGGGGCAGGAAGCAGAAACTTTTGAAGAGTGGGTAACAGAACGTTTTGGAGAACGTTTATATAAAATGTTCTTTAAAACTTATACGGAAAAAGTTTGGGGAATTCCTTGTAGTAAAATTCGGGCAGATTGGGCAGCACAACGCATTCAAGGAATGTCGCTCAAAGGTGCAGTAATTAATGCTTTATTTGGTGCTCAAAATGCGAAAAGTTTAATTAAGGAATTTGATTATCCAATTTTAGGCCCCGGAATGATGTGGGAACGTTGCCAAGAAAAGTTGGAAACTCATGGCATCCCAGTTCATTTAAATACAAGTGTGACTCGGATTGAACGAGTGGGAATGCGAATTAAGCGAGTAATTGCGCGGCAAGGCGATCGCACTTTGGAATTAAACGCGAATAATTTTATTTCTACTATGCCCGTGACTGCTTTGTTGCGTTGTCTCGATCCCTTACCACCAAAAGAAGTTTTACACGCCGCAAAAAGCTTAAAATACCGCGATTTTCTAATTGTTTCTTTGATTGTCAATCGAGAAAAACTGTTTCCCGATAACTGGATTTATGTTCACAGTCCAGAATTCAAAGTTGGACGGATTCAAAACTTTAAAAATTGGAGTCCAGCAATGGTTCCAGATCCTAAAAAAAGTTGCTTAGGAATGGAATATTTTTGCAGTGTGGGTGAAGAATTGTGGGAAATGTCTGATGCAGATTTGATTAAACTTGCTAGTCGAGAAGCGATCGATCTTGGCATTGGCGTAAAACCTGGAGATGTGGAAGATGGCGTGGTAATTCGTCAGCGCAAAGCTTATCCGGTTTATGATGCTGAATATCGCCAACATTTACAGGTAATTCAAGATTATTTAGAAGCTTTTGATAACCTGCAAACTGTTGGCAGAAACGGAATGCACCGCTATAACAATCAAGACCATTCAATGTTAACGGCAATGCTAGCTGTACGCAATTTGTTTGGCGAAAATCACGACCTTTGGACAGTTAATACAGAACGTTCTTATCATGAAGAATTTACTGTTGAAGATCAAAAAGCTGCCGCCAAACTGTCATCAGTAATGCGTTCTGCAAATAGAAATAGCGATCGTCCAAAAGCTACTATTCAGTAGGTACTGGGGACTGGGGACTGGTGATCGGGAAATAAATTTTTCATCCCGTTCATCATTATGTCTCTGGCAAAACTAAATAATTCATCTGTGTGCATCTGTGTTTATCTGTGGACATCTGTGGTAAAAATCAGAATTTATGTCACAAATAGAAGTTACTGAAAAAGCCAAATTACCAAATTTTTCAATAATAATTGAAACAGAAAATCTCGCAAGTGCAGAACTTGAAGGTTTATACCGTTCTTTAGATTCGATCGCCTCTCAAGATTTATCTCCTGAATTAGCCAAAGAAGTTTTAATTCTGGAAAGTGGTGATGTTCCTGAAGAAATGATGGAACAACTTAAGAAAAAATATCCTTGGTTAAGCATCCGCCGAATTTCCGCAGATGTTGATTACTACGCCGCTAAAATGAAAGGCGTTTCTTTAACAACTGGAGAAGTAATTATTTTAGCCGATTCTGATTGTGTTTATCAGCAAAATTGGTTACGGAATTTGCTCACTCCTTTTATTGAGGATAATAACGTTAATGTAGTAGCTGGAGAAACTAGAACTTCAGCTAAAGGTGCTTATGGATTGGCGATCGCACTAACCTATATTTTCCCCCCATTTTCTCGCAGTAACAACCTGGAAAAAACTCAATATTATTTCTGTAATAACGTAGCTTTCCGTCGTTCATTTCTCTCGAAATATCCAATTCCGGTAGATTTACCAATCTATCGCGGTAATTGTGTAATTCACGCTAATTCTTTTATTAAGCAAGGGGAAACGATTTGGAAACAACCAAAATCTCGCGCTTATCATGCTGCACCTAATGGCGGGGCACACTTCTTTTGGCGATTCTTGTTATATGGATATGACGCATTGAGAATCTACCGTTTAAAGCGGGAAAATCAAACTTCTTGGCAACCAATTTCGGATTTACTCATCAGTGTGGCGCTGGGATTATTTAAGGTGTTGGTAGCTGGAAAAAGGTTGGTGATTTTGGCGATCGAAAACCCCCGCTATTTGTTGAATTTACCGATCGCTATTTTCATCGCTTTAACTTCTCTGTTATTGTATTTTGTTGGATTAGTAATCAGTTATTTCAAACCTAACTATTTCCTTTCTAAAGAAGGCAAAGTCGAGGTTAATTGGGAGCATTCCTGAGAGATTACGAATTTATGAAACCGCAGAGACGCAGAGGACACAGAGGAAAAGAAGAGAGAGTTTATGGATAGGAGTTCGTCAAGTGTCCCTGATTCTGGTAAGAATTCTGCGCCCTCTGGTGGTTTGGCATCGGGAACTATTCAGGTATTCTTAGCAGAGGCTTTATTGTTGCCTACTGGACTGTTAACGGCGGCTTTTTTAACGCGCCAGTTAGGGCCTGAAAGTTACGGTTTGTTGCTGTTAGCAACTACTTTAGTTTCTTGGTTGGGTTGGAGTATTACTTCGGCTTTTACACGCACTACGATTAAGTTTATTGGAGAAGCTGAAGATTGGCAACCTGTGGCGACTACGGTATTGCAATTACATCTTTTTTTGGGTGTTTTTGCTGGGGTTATTATTTGGCTTTTTGCCGATTCTTTAGCAAATGTTTTAGGTGAACCTCGTCTGAGTAATTACTTGCGATTGTTCATTTGGGAAGTACCAATTTTTTGTGTTACTTATGTCCATCGTAGTGTTTTAGTTGGGTTGGGTAAGTATTCCGATCGGGCCATTGCAACTGCGACTCGTTGGCTGACCAAAATGATATTAACTATTGCTTTAGTTGCAGCAGGTTTATCAATTTGGGGGGCAATTATTGGCAGTTTAATTTCAGCATTAATTGAGCTTTTAGTTTGTCGGTTTTATGTACGTCCGCCACTGTTAAGGCGATCGCCTTTCCCGATGCAAAAACTCTGGGGTTATGCAGTACCATTATTTTTAATGGCGATTAGTTTGCGCCTTTATGACAAACTCGATTTATTTATGTTGAAGTTGCTAGGTGGAACTGCGGCTGAGGCGGGTTTTTATGGAACAGCCCAAAATCTTTCGGCAATTCCAGGGATATTTACACTAGCATTTGTTCCTTTACTTTTATCAACTCTGACTCGTCTTTTGCGGGAAAATGACTTAAAAAAAGCTCAAGAACTCAGCAAAAATGCGATGCGGTTAGTGTTTCTATTATTCCCTTTTGCCGCTTTAGCTGCTGGTGCATCCTCGGAAATTATTACTCTACTTTTCAGTCCTACTTTCTTACCCTCTGCGCCACTATTTTCTATCTTAATTTTTGCCGCCGTAGCAATGGCGATGATTTCCATTACAACTGCTATTCTTACTGCTGCGAGTAAGCCAAATTGGACGATCGCACTTACAGCACCAATGGTTCCTTTAGCGATCGCTTTTGACTTATGGATGATTCCTAAATTTGGTGCATTAGGCGCAGCAATAGTAACAATTACTGTTTCTAGTTTGGCTGCATTGACAACGGTTTTAGCTATTTATTATTTGTGGCAAATTTTCCCTTCTTTTCTCTCTCTAGGACGTAGTTTAATCGTTAGTGGATTAATTTACGGTTTAGCAAGTTTATGGGAAACTCCCAGTTGGTTGTTGATTATCAAGCTTTTTGTCTTGAGTTTATTAATTATTCTAGGATTAATTCTGGTCGGAGAGTTTAGTAAGTCGGAAATTGCATCAGTGCGATCGGTTATCCAGAAGTTTGTCAATAAGATTGTTCCCAGTAATTAATTACTGTTAATTATCAAGACAAGTTGATTGATTATATGATAAATTAGTTATATTGTAAATGTAGTTCTAAGCTCAGTTAGAGATTATATGCCGAAAAAAGCCTTGGATAAATCACAAAAACTAACCCAACCAAACGAAGATTGTAAAGTTTCTAAACTTTCCCCTGAAACCTTGGCTTATGTAGCTGATTTTTTCAAGGTACTTTCGGAAGTCAGTCGCTTGCAAATTGTCTGCTGTCTTAAATCTGGAGAAAAAAATGTTACTCAAATTATGGAAGAAACAGGTTTAGGACAAGCCAATGTTTCCAAGCATTTGAAATTGTTAGCACAAGCAGGAATTGTCACTCGTACTCAGGTAGGAGTAAGTGTTTATTACCAAATTGCTAACCCTTTTCTCTTTGAACTATGCGATTTAGTTTGTGATTCTTTGTTATCTCAATTTGAAAAGCAAAATGAGCAATTACAACAGCTTAAAGTCCTCCAAGGAATTGCTTAAGTTGATTTGCAATTACAATGAATTTCAGGAATGTGTTACGCGGGAAACACAAATAGAAGCTATAACGGAAGGCACAAGGGAAAAATTGTAAAAACAAAGATTCTACTTTTTATCTTGCCTTAACTAGTTTGGTAATTGCTATAAGTAGCGTGTTAGGTTCTCACGCTTGGTTGCTAAGCAGTACGTTGTTGCGCTAAGTGCGAAGACAGCACAGCAATAGACTTCTCCAACAAAGATTGTAGAGACGTTGCGTGCAACGTCTTTACAAAGGCTTCTTGTCAAAATGTCAAAAACATATTACTATATGGCAATATAAGTTTAAATGAAAAGCGATCGTTTGGCTTTTTTCCCAATTCTGTAACTGAAACCTCTCTCAAGGAGCTAGAAATATGTTGTTTCGCCAATTGTATGACAATGAAACTAGTACTTATACTTATTTAATTGCGGACGAAAACACCAAAGAAGCAGTCTTAGTCGATCCAGTAATTGAACAAGTAGAACGCGATTTTAAGTTAATTCAAGAATTAGGATTAACTTTGCGTTATTGTTTGGAAACTCACGTTCATGCCGATCATATTACAGGTACAGGTAAATTACGGGAATTAACAAATTGTGAGGGAATAGTCCCAGAAAATGCTCAAGTTGCTTGTGCTAATCGCACTATTAAAGATGGACAAGTATTAAAAGTAGGTGATATTGAAATTAAGGCGATCGCTACTTTAGGGCACACTGACAGTCATAACTCCTATTTAGTAAATCAAAAAATAGTTTTAACAGGAGATTCTCTCTTTATTCGTGGTTGTGGACGTACAGATTTTCAAAGCGGCAATCCAGGTTTGATGTACGATCATGTAACGCAAAAATTGTTTACTCTTCCCGATGAAACGCTAGTTTATCCAGGTCACGATTACAGAGGACATACAGTTTCTAATATTGGGGAAGAAAAGAAACTTAATCCCAGATTTGTTGGTAAAGATCGAGCCAGTTTCATTGAACAAATGAATAACTTAAATCTTCCCGATCCTAAGAAAATCGCTGAAGCTGTACCTGCAAATCAACAATGTGGAAATGTTCCTTCAATGGTATAAAGTTGAGTCAATAAAATGGGGTGTTAGTGATAACATAACACCCTATAAAATTAGCCGATCTTCTATAAAACGATTAACAAAAAAAACAAAACTATGGCCGAATTTAATTGGATAACTGCCCTATTTGGGGGAGTATTAATTGGAATTAGTGCAACTTTGTTACTGGCATTTAATGGTAGAATTGCCGGAATTAGTGGGATGGTTAATGGTGCAATTACTTTTAGTCAAAAAGAAGCTTGGCGCTGGATATTTATTATGGGAATGTTGTTAGGAGGAGTTCTTTATGAATATGTATTAGCACCTCAACCAACTCCGAAATCTACATTTGCTCCTTTGGCAATGATTATTGGTGGTTTACTAGTTGGTTTTGGTACCAGAATGGGTAGTGGTTGTACTAGTGGTCATGGAGTTTGTGGACTGGGTAGATTATCAACTCGATCGCTAGTAGCAGTTTTAATCTTTCTAACTACTGCTATTTTCACAGTTTTTATTGTGCGTCATGTATTGAAATTAAGCTTCTAATAGAGTGAATAAAAATGGCAGAAAAATTTTTGATTTTACTTTCAGGATTGCTGTTTGGTTTAGGTTTAGGATTTTCCCAAATGATCGATCGCACTCGCGTACTCGGCTTCCTAGATGTTAGAGGCGTTTGGGACCCAACATTATTATTTGTATTAGGTGGAGCCGTCACTGTCACCGTAATTTCCTTTCGATTTATTCTCCGTCGTTCCCAACCAATATTAGCTAATGAGTTTCATTTACCCACTAAAAAAGATATCGATAAACCTTTAGTTATTGGAGCAGTCATTTTTGGTATTGGTTGGGGAATTGCCGGATATTGTCCCGGTCCCGGAATTACAGCTTTAGTACTGGGTATTTGGAATCCAGTTTTGTTTATGGCGGCTTTTATTGTCGGCTCATTAGCTTATAAATGGTATTCCAAATAATAATTAAGACTCTCCATAG
The Phormidium ambiguum IAM M-71 genome window above contains:
- a CDS encoding ArsR/SmtB family transcription factor — its product is MPKKALDKSQKLTQPNEDCKVSKLSPETLAYVADFFKVLSEVSRLQIVCCLKSGEKNVTQIMEETGLGQANVSKHLKLLAQAGIVTRTQVGVSVYYQIANPFLFELCDLVCDSLLSQFEKQNEQLQQLKVLQGIA
- a CDS encoding MBL fold metallo-hydrolase — its product is MLFRQLYDNETSTYTYLIADENTKEAVLVDPVIEQVERDFKLIQELGLTLRYCLETHVHADHITGTGKLRELTNCEGIVPENAQVACANRTIKDGQVLKVGDIEIKAIATLGHTDSHNSYLVNQKIVLTGDSLFIRGCGRTDFQSGNPGLMYDHVTQKLFTLPDETLVYPGHDYRGHTVSNIGEEKKLNPRFVGKDRASFIEQMNNLNLPDPKKIAEAVPANQQCGNVPSMV
- a CDS encoding oligosaccharide flippase family protein; this encodes MDRSSSSVPDSGKNSAPSGGLASGTIQVFLAEALLLPTGLLTAAFLTRQLGPESYGLLLLATTLVSWLGWSITSAFTRTTIKFIGEAEDWQPVATTVLQLHLFLGVFAGVIIWLFADSLANVLGEPRLSNYLRLFIWEVPIFCVTYVHRSVLVGLGKYSDRAIATATRWLTKMILTIALVAAGLSIWGAIIGSLISALIELLVCRFYVRPPLLRRSPFPMQKLWGYAVPLFLMAISLRLYDKLDLFMLKLLGGTAAEAGFYGTAQNLSAIPGIFTLAFVPLLLSTLTRLLRENDLKKAQELSKNAMRLVFLLFPFAALAAGASSEIITLLFSPTFLPSAPLFSILIFAAVAMAMISITTAILTAASKPNWTIALTAPMVPLAIAFDLWMIPKFGALGAAIVTITVSSLAALTTVLAIYYLWQIFPSFLSLGRSLIVSGLIYGLASLWETPSWLLIIKLFVLSLLIILGLILVGEFSKSEIASVRSVIQKFVNKIVPSN
- a CDS encoding NAD(P)/FAD-dependent oxidoreductase gives rise to the protein MEHSPVVVIGAGPAGLTAAYELMKRGTRSIVLEQADKVGGISRTETYKGYRFDIGGHRFFTKVDEVQRFWQEILGDEFIKVPRLSRIYYQGKFYNYPLSVINTLSNLGVAPSALILMSYLQARLKVKLNPGQEAETFEEWVTERFGERLYKMFFKTYTEKVWGIPCSKIRADWAAQRIQGMSLKGAVINALFGAQNAKSLIKEFDYPILGPGMMWERCQEKLETHGIPVHLNTSVTRIERVGMRIKRVIARQGDRTLELNANNFISTMPVTALLRCLDPLPPKEVLHAAKSLKYRDFLIVSLIVNREKLFPDNWIYVHSPEFKVGRIQNFKNWSPAMVPDPKKSCLGMEYFCSVGEELWEMSDADLIKLASREAIDLGIGVKPGDVEDGVVIRQRKAYPVYDAEYRQHLQVIQDYLEAFDNLQTVGRNGMHRYNNQDHSMLTAMLAVRNLFGENHDLWTVNTERSYHEEFTVEDQKAAAKLSSVMRSANRNSDRPKATIQ
- a CDS encoding DUF6691 family protein; its protein translation is MAEKFLILLSGLLFGLGLGFSQMIDRTRVLGFLDVRGVWDPTLLFVLGGAVTVTVISFRFILRRSQPILANEFHLPTKKDIDKPLVIGAVIFGIGWGIAGYCPGPGITALVLGIWNPVLFMAAFIVGSLAYKWYSK
- a CDS encoding glycosyltransferase family 2 protein; this encodes MSQIEVTEKAKLPNFSIIIETENLASAELEGLYRSLDSIASQDLSPELAKEVLILESGDVPEEMMEQLKKKYPWLSIRRISADVDYYAAKMKGVSLTTGEVIILADSDCVYQQNWLRNLLTPFIEDNNVNVVAGETRTSAKGAYGLAIALTYIFPPFSRSNNLEKTQYYFCNNVAFRRSFLSKYPIPVDLPIYRGNCVIHANSFIKQGETIWKQPKSRAYHAAPNGGAHFFWRFLLYGYDALRIYRLKRENQTSWQPISDLLISVALGLFKVLVAGKRLVILAIENPRYLLNLPIAIFIALTSLLLYFVGLVISYFKPNYFLSKEGKVEVNWEHS
- a CDS encoding YeeE/YedE family protein translates to MAEFNWITALFGGVLIGISATLLLAFNGRIAGISGMVNGAITFSQKEAWRWIFIMGMLLGGVLYEYVLAPQPTPKSTFAPLAMIIGGLLVGFGTRMGSGCTSGHGVCGLGRLSTRSLVAVLIFLTTAIFTVFIVRHVLKLSF